One genomic segment of Mesoterricola silvestris includes these proteins:
- the dnaB gene encoding replicative DNA helicase: MSEWLPQRLPEDIEAERALLATCCAPGAETAAAEASFVLTEEDFVHPAHRAVFKALKSLIEAQLEVNSLTLKDALDQAGDLGRVGGFTGLVDLLSAEEVGRPKVLADLLIRKRKLRQLIRLGAQLVRQAAEEEAPPDTLVEQAAVDLFRLAQGQERRGLEHIGDVAKDAMENLLDRLEGRGSTGLKVGFSRLDAITQGFQPGNLIVLAARPGIGKTALALNWLLRSAMYHQAHAAFFSLEMSKEEVFNRLLSAHCAVNLRSVAAGNFDEAVQARLLKSRDALLELPIYINDQAAITTREITAMVDRHLSQANHKLDLLIVDYLQLLSSPDSSRAAKQSEATRIGEISRGFKLLAKDHGIPVVVLSQLNREVEHRQGGRPQLSDLRDSGAIEQDADMVMFIHRRMQPPADGQVEDDRSAELIIGKHRNGPVGTVGLYFEGEYARYREMERATDSEMG; the protein is encoded by the coding sequence ATGAGCGAGTGGCTCCCCCAACGCCTGCCCGAGGACATCGAGGCCGAACGCGCGCTGCTGGCCACCTGCTGCGCGCCCGGGGCCGAGACGGCTGCGGCCGAAGCGTCCTTCGTCCTCACGGAGGAGGACTTCGTCCACCCCGCGCACCGCGCGGTGTTCAAGGCCCTGAAATCCCTCATCGAAGCCCAGCTGGAGGTGAACTCCCTCACCCTCAAGGACGCCCTGGACCAGGCCGGGGACCTGGGCCGGGTGGGCGGTTTCACCGGGCTGGTGGACCTGCTCAGCGCCGAGGAGGTGGGCCGGCCCAAGGTCCTGGCCGACCTGCTCATCCGCAAGCGCAAGCTGCGACAGCTCATCCGATTGGGCGCCCAGCTGGTGCGCCAGGCGGCTGAGGAGGAGGCGCCCCCCGACACCCTCGTGGAGCAGGCCGCGGTGGATCTCTTCCGCCTGGCCCAGGGCCAGGAGCGCCGCGGGCTCGAGCACATCGGCGACGTGGCCAAGGACGCCATGGAGAACCTCCTGGACCGCCTGGAGGGGCGCGGCTCCACCGGCCTCAAGGTGGGCTTCTCCAGGCTGGACGCCATCACCCAGGGCTTCCAGCCCGGCAACCTCATCGTCCTCGCCGCCCGCCCCGGCATCGGCAAGACGGCCCTGGCCCTGAACTGGCTGCTGCGCTCGGCCATGTACCACCAGGCCCACGCGGCCTTCTTCTCGCTGGAAATGTCCAAGGAGGAGGTCTTCAACCGCCTCCTGTCGGCCCACTGCGCCGTGAACCTCCGGAGCGTGGCCGCGGGCAACTTCGACGAGGCCGTCCAGGCCCGGCTCCTCAAGAGCCGGGACGCCCTGCTGGAGCTCCCCATCTACATCAATGACCAGGCCGCCATCACCACCCGCGAGATCACGGCCATGGTGGACCGCCACCTCTCCCAGGCCAACCACAAGCTGGACCTGCTGATCGTGGACTACCTGCAGCTCCTGAGCAGCCCGGATTCCTCACGCGCCGCCAAGCAGAGCGAGGCCACCCGCATCGGCGAGATCAGCCGCGGCTTCAAGCTCCTGGCCAAGGACCACGGGATCCCCGTGGTGGTGCTCAGCCAGCTCAACCGCGAAGTGGAACACCGCCAGGGCGGGCGCCCCCAGCTGTCGGATTTGCGGGATTCCGGCGCCATCGAGCAGGACGCGGACATGGTCATGTTCATCCACCGCCGCATGCAGCCCCCCGCCGACGGCCAGGTGGAGGACGACCGCAGCGCCGAACTGATCATCGGCAAGCACCGCAACGGCCCCGTGGGCACCGTGGGCCTCTACTTCGAGGGCGAGTACGCCCGGTACCGCGAGATGGAGCGCGCCACCGATTCCGAGATGGGCTGA
- the recG gene encoding ATP-dependent DNA helicase RecG — protein sequence MAAALPVFPLSSKVTALRGVGPAFAQAFEDAGITTLKELLWSLPYRYIDRGTLQKIGELDTRWSPDREPVTVLGTVKDLRSTTTRVQRMALTEVLLQDGTGTIRLIWFNQGYLAKALRPGDRILAFGPVAMGRGGLEMRGPAFENMGKAGDEENLWIRRFLPLYRKLGPITGRFRQRLVQEALARAADPGEWLPPDLARGYPDTLGALRLLHQPPDDSDAALLDAHATPAHQRLACEELFAFSLGVSLRRAGRLARRGQRVPTSPELRERLKGFLPFRLTGAQRTAFREIVEDLTSGRVMHRLLQGDVGSGKTLVAFLAMAMVAETGGQAALLVPTEVLARQHAATFRRILAGEAGRMELLLGPMKAAEKRAALSRIASGEAAYVVGTHALFQEAVAFHRLQLVVVDEQHRFGVRQREALKEKGLDPHWLVMSATPIPRSLALALFGDLEQSVLDELPPGRQPITSRLLEPDRAERAWELVERELQAGHQAFVISPAIDPQDETKVPLRDIQAMEGLLRAQFPDAAIAVVHGRLKADELASRMDTFVKGEARILLATTVVEVGVDVPNATVMVVDHAERFGLSQLHQLRGRVGRGSARSQFIMLSASENERLRVLTETQDGFRIAQKDLELRGPGEFFGTRQAGLPRFQAADLVRDRKLLLTCKDAAEKALARGLTDPQKDWLKQEQARLKLAEIS from the coding sequence ATGGCCGCGGCGCTGCCGGTGTTCCCCCTCTCCTCCAAGGTCACGGCCCTGCGGGGCGTGGGGCCGGCCTTCGCCCAGGCCTTCGAGGACGCGGGGATCACCACCCTCAAGGAGCTGCTCTGGTCCCTGCCGTACCGCTACATCGACCGGGGCACCCTCCAGAAGATCGGCGAGCTGGACACCCGCTGGAGCCCCGACCGGGAGCCCGTGACCGTGCTGGGCACCGTCAAGGACCTGCGCAGCACCACCACCCGCGTGCAGCGCATGGCCCTCACCGAGGTGCTCCTGCAGGACGGCACCGGCACGATCCGCCTCATCTGGTTCAACCAGGGCTACCTGGCCAAGGCCCTGCGGCCTGGGGACCGCATCCTGGCCTTCGGGCCCGTGGCCATGGGCCGGGGGGGCCTGGAGATGCGGGGCCCGGCCTTCGAGAACATGGGCAAGGCCGGGGACGAGGAGAACCTCTGGATCCGGCGCTTCCTCCCCCTCTACCGCAAGCTGGGCCCCATCACCGGGCGGTTCCGCCAGAGGCTGGTGCAGGAGGCCCTGGCCCGCGCCGCGGACCCAGGCGAATGGCTGCCCCCGGACCTGGCCCGGGGCTACCCCGACACCCTGGGCGCCCTGCGGCTGCTGCACCAGCCCCCGGACGACAGTGACGCCGCGCTGCTGGATGCCCACGCCACCCCCGCCCACCAGCGCCTGGCCTGCGAGGAGCTCTTCGCGTTCTCCCTGGGCGTCTCCCTGCGCCGCGCGGGGCGCCTGGCCCGCCGGGGGCAGCGGGTGCCCACCTCCCCCGAACTGCGGGAGCGCCTGAAGGGCTTCCTTCCCTTCCGGCTCACCGGGGCCCAGCGCACCGCCTTCCGGGAGATCGTGGAGGACCTCACCTCGGGCCGGGTCATGCACCGCCTCCTCCAGGGCGACGTGGGCAGCGGCAAGACCCTGGTGGCCTTCCTGGCCATGGCCATGGTGGCCGAGACCGGAGGCCAGGCGGCGCTCCTGGTGCCCACCGAGGTCCTGGCGCGCCAGCACGCCGCCACCTTCCGCCGGATCCTGGCCGGGGAGGCCGGGCGCATGGAGCTGCTCCTGGGCCCCATGAAGGCCGCGGAAAAGCGCGCGGCGCTCTCCCGCATCGCCTCGGGCGAGGCCGCCTACGTGGTGGGCACCCACGCCCTCTTCCAGGAGGCCGTGGCCTTCCACCGGCTCCAGCTGGTGGTGGTGGACGAACAGCACCGCTTCGGCGTGCGCCAGCGGGAGGCCCTCAAGGAGAAGGGCCTGGACCCGCACTGGCTGGTCATGAGCGCCACCCCCATCCCGAGATCCCTGGCCCTGGCCCTCTTCGGGGACCTGGAGCAGTCCGTGCTGGACGAGCTGCCCCCGGGGCGCCAGCCCATCACCTCCCGCCTCCTGGAACCGGATCGCGCCGAGCGCGCCTGGGAGCTGGTGGAGCGCGAGCTCCAGGCTGGCCACCAGGCCTTCGTCATCAGCCCCGCCATCGACCCCCAGGACGAGACCAAGGTTCCCCTGCGGGATATCCAGGCCATGGAGGGCCTGCTGCGCGCGCAGTTCCCGGACGCGGCCATCGCCGTGGTCCACGGTCGCCTCAAGGCCGACGAGCTGGCCTCGCGCATGGACACCTTCGTGAAGGGCGAGGCCCGCATCCTCCTGGCCACCACCGTGGTGGAGGTGGGGGTGGACGTGCCCAACGCCACGGTCATGGTGGTGGACCACGCCGAGCGCTTCGGCCTGTCCCAGCTCCACCAGCTGCGGGGCAGGGTGGGGCGGGGGTCGGCGCGCAGCCAGTTCATCATGCTCTCCGCCAGCGAGAACGAGCGCCTGCGGGTGCTCACCGAGACCCAGGACGGCTTCCGCATCGCCCAGAAGGACCTGGAGCTGCGGGGGCCCGGGGAGTTCTTCGGAACGCGCCAGGCGGGGCTCCCCCGGTTCCAGGCCGCGGACCTGGTGCGGGACCGGAAGCTGCTGCTCACGTGCAAGGACGCCGCGGAGAAGGCCCTGGCCAGGGGCCTCACGGATCCGCAGAAGGACTGGCTGAAACAGGAACAGGCACGACTCAAGCTGGCGGAGATCTCATGA
- a CDS encoding NUDIX hydrolase, which produces MTGWRPTVAAIIEREGRFLVVEETDGVHPERVFNQPAGHVDPGETMLEAVVRETLEETGLPFTPEAFLGIYHLKAKNGRDYLRAAFTGTVPAGLEPAPRDPVILACHWLTRDEIAARPRSSVVVACIDAYLAGTRHPLSIVEHAFSDR; this is translated from the coding sequence ATGACAGGCTGGAGGCCCACCGTGGCCGCGATCATCGAACGCGAAGGACGCTTCCTGGTGGTGGAGGAGACCGACGGGGTCCACCCCGAGCGCGTCTTCAACCAGCCCGCGGGCCACGTGGATCCCGGCGAGACGATGCTGGAGGCCGTGGTGCGCGAAACCCTGGAGGAGACGGGGCTCCCCTTCACCCCCGAGGCCTTCCTGGGCATCTACCACCTCAAGGCGAAGAACGGCCGCGACTACCTGCGCGCCGCCTTCACCGGCACGGTGCCCGCGGGCCTGGAGCCCGCCCCCCGGGACCCCGTGATCCTGGCCTGCCACTGGCTCACCCGGGACGAGATCGCGGCGCGGCCCCGGTCGTCGGTGGTGGTGGCCTGCATCGACGCCTACCTCGCGGGCACGCGGCACCCGCTGTCCATCGTGGAGCACGCCTTCTCGGACCGGTGA
- a CDS encoding CheR family methyltransferase: MPHDHLQDPKDPAEVLQSICEVLARKTDNDFSRYKPGTLQRRVQNRVRATGSRTLHEYLGHLRDSSDEAEALLKDLLIGVTEFFRDPGAFVSLSNHLLAELASGKSDPEPLRIWVPGCCTGEEAYSIAMLVKEQLDALGARRPVRIFATDIDTNALMQAKAGRYAAGALRGVSPDRLARFFTPEGALFRVAKELRDMCVFSVQNLVRDPPFSSLHLIACRNVFIYLQPDLQRKLVPLFHFALKPRGVLFLGPAEGLASNPELFEAVDKLNRIFIKRDVQYQLPLDFPLGDRRLLYRERPRLDRAVSGRPTFTTDGLFERMLLEEYAPASAIVNELGDVLFCAGRIGRFLHPPMGPPSSNLLESAPGPLRRELRNLLAQAADPTRPGQATAVVKADAGQGEETLRVTVRPMPGLERESGVYAVILQALESAGPQPPLPSARDNPLLDQMEMELRVTQAELQATVDELGSTNEEFSASNEELQASNEELQASQEELRSVNEELTTLNHELQQKVGELRLANSDLQNLLASTAIATIFLDGELRITRFTPASTEVYRLIEGDLGRPIGDIVPLFRGADVLGLARDVLATHGTREEHAQAVDGKRWFIVRALPYRTLAQTVDGVVITFTDITEVMLAQCSMQMSEERLYYSLQRSHTGAWEFDDAEGSGYRTLEHARIFGYVSAETPWTREIFLAHVVPEDRAEVARTIREGAETGSDWTFQCRIRRTDGEIRWILVAGGPRGGRDHKPGLMAGIVQDITARKQAEEEVRLSEERFAITFHASPDAIAITRIEDGTYLLVNENFTRFLGYGPGEVLGKTSLELGVWADPLDRGRWTEELRREGQVTCLEMAFRRADGAIVIGQVSSRIINLAGEAVQLSIIRDVTRQRSEDEHRRLLEAEVEHMQRMESLGRLAGGVAHDMNNVLAAIFALTQALRVRYAEDADLDGALATMERAAARGRDLVKGLVGFSRKGLREPAPVNLNDLVRQEVALLDRTLMQKYALVMDLDEALPPILGEAGTLGSALMNLCMNAADAMAPGGTLTLRTRRAEGDWVEVAVEDTGEGMAPEVMRKAMEPFFTTKPSGKGTGLGLAMVLNAARAHGGTLGLQSEPGRGTRALLRFPAASAAPEAPAPEASPAVPPLAILMVDDDELLRASVPTMLRMLGHHVETVEGGPAALAWLDAGNRADLVLLDLNMPGMGGLEALRGIRARSGSLPVLLATGYLDPEAEEAAGRDPQVRILGKPFNLVEIQKKFLELYGS; this comes from the coding sequence ATGCCGCACGATCATCTCCAGGACCCCAAGGACCCGGCCGAGGTTCTGCAGAGCATCTGCGAAGTGCTCGCCCGCAAGACGGACAACGACTTCAGCCGGTACAAGCCCGGCACCCTGCAGCGGCGCGTGCAGAACCGGGTGCGGGCCACGGGGTCGCGCACCCTCCATGAGTACCTCGGCCACCTGCGGGATTCCTCGGACGAGGCCGAGGCCCTCCTGAAGGATCTGCTCATCGGCGTCACGGAGTTCTTCCGGGATCCCGGGGCCTTCGTGAGCCTCTCCAACCACCTCCTGGCCGAGCTGGCTTCGGGGAAGAGCGATCCGGAGCCGCTGCGCATCTGGGTCCCGGGCTGCTGCACGGGGGAGGAGGCCTACTCCATCGCCATGCTGGTCAAGGAGCAGCTGGACGCACTGGGCGCGAGGCGCCCGGTGCGGATCTTCGCCACCGACATCGACACCAACGCGCTCATGCAGGCCAAGGCGGGCCGCTACGCCGCCGGGGCCCTGCGGGGCGTCTCCCCGGATCGCCTGGCCCGGTTCTTCACCCCCGAGGGGGCCCTCTTCCGGGTCGCCAAGGAACTGCGGGACATGTGCGTCTTCTCCGTGCAGAACCTGGTGCGGGACCCGCCCTTCTCCTCCCTGCACCTCATCGCGTGCCGGAACGTGTTCATCTACCTCCAGCCCGACCTCCAGCGCAAGCTGGTACCCCTCTTCCATTTCGCCCTCAAGCCCCGGGGGGTCCTCTTCCTGGGGCCCGCGGAGGGGCTCGCCTCCAACCCGGAGCTGTTCGAGGCGGTGGACAAATTGAATCGGATATTCATCAAACGGGACGTGCAGTACCAGCTCCCCCTGGATTTTCCCCTGGGGGACCGGCGGCTCCTGTACCGGGAGCGCCCCCGCCTGGACCGGGCGGTGTCCGGCAGGCCGACCTTCACCACGGATGGCCTCTTCGAGCGGATGCTCCTGGAGGAATACGCCCCGGCCAGCGCCATCGTGAACGAGCTGGGGGATGTGCTCTTCTGCGCCGGGCGCATCGGACGGTTCCTCCACCCGCCCATGGGCCCCCCCAGCAGCAACCTCCTCGAGAGCGCCCCCGGCCCCCTGCGCCGGGAGCTGAGGAACCTCCTGGCCCAGGCGGCGGATCCCACCCGTCCGGGCCAGGCCACCGCCGTGGTGAAGGCCGACGCCGGCCAGGGCGAGGAGACCCTGCGCGTGACGGTGCGCCCCATGCCGGGACTGGAGCGGGAATCCGGCGTGTACGCGGTGATCCTGCAGGCCCTGGAATCCGCGGGCCCCCAGCCGCCCCTGCCCTCGGCCCGGGACAACCCGCTCCTGGACCAGATGGAGATGGAACTGCGGGTCACCCAGGCCGAGCTGCAGGCCACGGTGGACGAGCTGGGTTCCACCAACGAGGAGTTCAGCGCGTCCAACGAGGAGCTCCAGGCCTCCAACGAGGAGCTGCAGGCCTCCCAGGAGGAGCTCCGGTCGGTGAACGAGGAACTCACCACCCTCAACCACGAGCTCCAGCAGAAGGTGGGCGAGTTGCGCCTGGCCAACAGCGATCTGCAGAACCTCCTGGCGTCCACGGCCATCGCCACCATCTTCCTGGACGGCGAGCTGCGCATCACCCGCTTCACGCCGGCCTCCACCGAGGTCTACCGGCTCATCGAAGGCGACCTGGGCCGGCCCATCGGGGACATCGTGCCCCTCTTCCGCGGCGCCGACGTGCTGGGCCTGGCACGCGACGTCCTGGCCACCCACGGCACCCGGGAGGAGCACGCCCAGGCGGTGGACGGCAAGCGCTGGTTCATCGTGCGGGCCCTGCCGTACCGCACCCTGGCCCAGACCGTGGACGGCGTGGTGATCACCTTCACCGACATCACCGAGGTCATGCTGGCCCAGTGCTCCATGCAGATGAGCGAGGAGCGGCTCTACTATTCCCTCCAGCGCAGCCACACCGGCGCCTGGGAGTTCGACGACGCCGAGGGCTCCGGGTACCGGACCCTGGAGCATGCGCGGATCTTCGGGTACGTCTCCGCGGAAACCCCCTGGACCCGGGAGATCTTCCTGGCGCATGTGGTGCCCGAGGACCGGGCCGAGGTGGCCCGGACCATCCGCGAAGGGGCCGAGACCGGTTCGGACTGGACCTTCCAGTGCCGCATCCGCCGCACCGACGGCGAGATCCGCTGGATCCTCGTGGCCGGCGGCCCCCGGGGCGGCAGGGACCACAAGCCCGGGCTCATGGCGGGGATCGTGCAGGACATCACCGCCCGCAAGCAGGCCGAGGAGGAGGTCCGCCTTTCGGAGGAGCGCTTCGCCATCACCTTCCACGCCAGCCCCGACGCCATCGCCATCACCCGCATCGAGGACGGGACCTACCTCCTGGTCAACGAGAACTTCACCCGGTTCCTGGGCTACGGCCCGGGGGAGGTGCTCGGGAAGACCTCCCTCGAGCTGGGGGTGTGGGCCGACCCCCTGGACCGCGGGCGGTGGACGGAGGAACTCCGGCGGGAGGGCCAGGTCACCTGCCTGGAAATGGCCTTCCGCAGGGCCGACGGCGCCATCGTCATCGGGCAGGTGTCCTCCCGGATCATCAACCTGGCCGGGGAGGCGGTGCAGCTCTCCATCATCCGGGACGTGACCCGGCAGCGCAGCGAGGACGAGCACCGCCGCCTCCTGGAGGCCGAGGTGGAGCACATGCAGCGCATGGAAAGCCTAGGGCGCCTGGCGGGAGGCGTGGCCCACGACATGAACAACGTCCTGGCCGCCATCTTCGCCCTCACCCAGGCCCTGCGGGTGCGCTACGCCGAGGACGCGGACCTGGACGGGGCCCTGGCCACCATGGAGCGGGCCGCGGCCCGCGGGCGGGACCTGGTCAAGGGCCTGGTGGGGTTCTCCCGCAAGGGCCTGCGCGAGCCGGCCCCCGTCAACCTCAACGACCTGGTGCGCCAGGAGGTGGCGCTCCTGGACCGCACCCTCATGCAGAAATACGCGCTGGTCATGGACCTGGACGAGGCGCTCCCGCCCATCCTGGGCGAGGCCGGCACCCTGGGCAGCGCCCTCATGAACCTCTGTATGAACGCCGCGGACGCCATGGCGCCGGGCGGAACCCTCACGCTGCGCACCCGCCGCGCGGAGGGTGACTGGGTGGAAGTGGCGGTGGAGGACACCGGGGAGGGCATGGCCCCGGAGGTGATGCGCAAGGCCATGGAGCCCTTCTTCACCACGAAGCCCTCCGGCAAGGGCACCGGCCTGGGGCTGGCCATGGTCCTCAACGCGGCCCGGGCCCACGGGGGCACCCTGGGCCTCCAGAGCGAGCCGGGCCGGGGCACCCGGGCCCTGCTGAGGTTCCCTGCGGCCAGCGCCGCCCCGGAGGCCCCGGCCCCGGAGGCCTCGCCCGCGGTGCCCCCCCTGGCCATCCTGATGGTGGACGACGACGAGCTTCTGCGGGCATCGGTGCCCACCATGCTCCGCATGCTGGGCCACCACGTGGAGACGGTGGAAGGGGGCCCGGCCGCCCTGGCCTGGCTGGACGCGGGCAACCGGGCCGACCTGGTGCTCCTGGACCTGAACATGCCCGGCATGGGGGGCCTGGAGGCCCTGCGGGGCATCCGCGCCCGCAGCGGAAGCCTTCCGGTGCTGCTGGCCACCGGGTACCTCGACCCCGAGGCGGAGGAGGCCGCGGGCCGGGATCCCCAGGTGCGCATCCTGGGCAAGCCCTTCAACCTGGTGGAGATCCAGAAGAAGTTCCTGGAGCTGTACGGAAGCTGA
- the coaD gene encoding pantetheine-phosphate adenylyltransferase — protein sequence MRTAIYPGSFDPVTLGHWDLILRAEKLVDHLIVAVLHNPAKNTAFTVAERVEFLKELTGNLPNIEVTSFHGLLVDYARKRDAQFIVRGVRAFSDFEYEFQMALMNRKLSASLETVFLMPKEEYSVVSSRIVREVGGMGGDISGLVPEALVDRVARRLKAPAQV from the coding sequence TTGCGCACCGCCATCTACCCCGGTTCCTTCGATCCCGTCACCCTCGGCCACTGGGACCTCATCCTGCGCGCGGAAAAGCTCGTGGACCACCTCATCGTCGCCGTGCTCCACAATCCCGCCAAGAACACCGCCTTCACCGTGGCCGAGCGGGTGGAATTCCTCAAGGAGCTCACCGGGAACCTGCCCAACATCGAGGTGACGAGCTTCCACGGCCTGCTGGTGGACTACGCCCGGAAGCGGGACGCCCAGTTCATCGTGCGGGGGGTGCGCGCCTTCTCGGACTTCGAGTACGAGTTCCAGATGGCCCTGATGAACCGCAAGCTCTCCGCCAGCCTGGAGACGGTGTTCCTCATGCCCAAGGAGGAGTACAGCGTCGTGAGCAGCCGCATCGTGCGGGAAGTGGGCGGCATGGGCGGGGACATCTCCGGGCTGGTGCCCGAGGCGCTGGTGGACCGCGTCGCCCGGCGGCTGAAGGCCCCGGCCCAGGTCTGA
- a CDS encoding D-alanine--D-alanine ligase family protein — protein MDNARLSIGLLFGGESPEHEVSIVSARSIAAHLDPERFEVRPMGIARNGVWVLNGDPFARLAAGEMPPRGPYPFLPLEAGAEMAELPDVFFNAIHGAGGEDGQIQGFLEPLHRPYTGAGLLAMAAGLDKWITKRIWESGGLPVVPYVGLTEEEWRRGSGEVLRSLAALGLPVFVKPANLGSSIGIEKVKREEDLPAALERAFTYDRRVLVEQGLTVRELEVAVLGGDDPRVSVVGEILPAGEFYDFKDKYLDGKSTTRIPAELPEGVANLVHRYAVDAFRALDAYGMARVDFFLDRSTGRLFLNEINFIPGFTSISMYPKMMEASGVPYAELLTRLVDLAVRRFEEKAKKTRLFRSGSTWYEQS, from the coding sequence ATGGACAACGCGCGCCTTTCCATCGGTCTCCTTTTCGGCGGGGAAAGCCCGGAGCACGAAGTGAGCATCGTGTCGGCCCGGAGCATCGCCGCCCACCTGGATCCGGAGCGCTTCGAGGTGCGGCCCATGGGCATCGCCCGCAACGGCGTGTGGGTGCTCAACGGGGACCCCTTCGCCCGGCTCGCGGCGGGAGAGATGCCCCCGCGCGGACCCTACCCATTCCTCCCCCTGGAGGCCGGCGCCGAGATGGCGGAACTGCCCGACGTGTTCTTCAACGCCATCCACGGCGCCGGGGGCGAGGACGGCCAGATCCAGGGCTTCCTGGAGCCGCTGCACCGGCCCTACACCGGCGCGGGCCTCCTGGCCATGGCCGCGGGCCTGGACAAGTGGATCACCAAGCGCATCTGGGAATCCGGAGGCCTGCCCGTGGTGCCCTACGTGGGCCTCACGGAGGAGGAGTGGAGGCGCGGCTCCGGGGAGGTGCTCCGCTCCCTGGCGGCCCTGGGCCTGCCGGTCTTCGTGAAGCCCGCCAACCTCGGCTCCAGCATCGGCATCGAGAAGGTCAAGCGCGAGGAGGACCTGCCCGCGGCCCTGGAGCGGGCCTTCACCTACGACCGGCGCGTCCTGGTGGAGCAGGGCCTCACCGTGCGGGAACTGGAAGTGGCGGTGCTGGGCGGGGACGACCCCCGGGTGAGCGTGGTGGGGGAGATCCTTCCGGCCGGGGAATTCTACGATTTCAAGGACAAGTACCTGGACGGCAAGAGCACCACCCGCATCCCGGCCGAACTGCCCGAGGGCGTGGCGAACCTGGTGCACCGCTACGCCGTGGACGCCTTCCGGGCCCTGGACGCCTATGGCATGGCCCGGGTGGACTTCTTCCTCGACCGTTCGACTGGCAGGCTGTTTCTCAACGAGATTAACTTCATCCCCGGCTTCACCAGCATCTCCATGTATCCCAAGATGATGGAAGCCAGCGGCGTGCCCTACGCGGAGCTCCTGACCCGCCTCGTGGACCTGGCCGTGCGGCGCTTCGAGGAGAAGGCAAAAAAGACCCGGCTCTTCCGGAGCGGCAGCACCTGGTACGAACAGTCTTGA
- a CDS encoding flagellar basal body rod protein FlgC has product MDGISAGVSGIGVSAQGIALSANNVANLNSDGYRAKSVRQQDLEQGGVRASGISESQEPTNPGGSNVDLATEAVNLDTRGISYQADLKFLQAQQNILGVALDMKA; this is encoded by the coding sequence ATGGACGGCATCTCCGCAGGCGTTTCCGGCATCGGCGTTTCGGCCCAGGGCATCGCCCTTTCCGCCAACAACGTGGCCAACCTCAACTCGGACGGCTACCGGGCCAAGTCGGTCCGCCAGCAGGACCTGGAGCAGGGCGGGGTGAGGGCCTCCGGCATCAGCGAGAGCCAGGAGCCCACGAACCCCGGCGGCTCCAACGTGGACCTGGCCACGGAGGCCGTGAACCTGGACACCCGGGGCATCAGCTACCAGGCCGACCTCAAGTTCCTCCAGGCCCAGCAGAACATTCTGGGCGTCGCGCTGGACATGAAGGCCTGA
- a CDS encoding AmpG family muropeptide MFS transporter: MRKKSLAMVTVALMGFASGLPLYLTGFTLKAWLTEAGLDLRAIGLFGLVTQPYALKFLWAPVLDRFLPPFLGRRRGWMVLFQGALCLLLVLMALADPRVSVSRLALLGLMVAFASASQDIVVDAWRREAFAERDLGLANAVHIGAYRVAMLASGAGALVLAQAAGWRATYLAMAGLMAVGALGTFLAWSTDARIQPPKTLREAVTAPLAQLLKRPAIAEILAFCLLYKIGDQLADAMSAPFLLRGMGFTKLQIGATTKTVGMVSIILGGILGGLLMKKLSLKRALLLFGFCQAASILAFWALSHLGPRLAVLTVALALENLSFGMGGTAFATFIMLLCDRRFTATQYALLSSLLAITRGYLTAPAGWFALRFGWSGYFLACAIVAIPGLLLLARFDRWGIVEEDPRVKA, from the coding sequence ATGCGGAAGAAATCCCTGGCGATGGTAACGGTGGCCCTGATGGGGTTCGCCTCCGGCCTGCCCCTCTACCTCACCGGGTTCACCCTCAAGGCCTGGCTCACCGAAGCCGGACTGGATCTCCGGGCCATCGGCCTCTTCGGCCTGGTGACCCAGCCCTACGCCCTCAAGTTCCTGTGGGCTCCCGTGCTGGACCGCTTCCTGCCCCCCTTCCTGGGGCGGCGGCGGGGCTGGATGGTGCTGTTCCAGGGGGCCCTGTGCCTGCTCCTGGTGCTCATGGCGCTGGCGGATCCGCGGGTGAGCGTCAGCCGCCTGGCCCTCCTGGGCCTCATGGTGGCCTTCGCCAGCGCCAGCCAGGACATCGTGGTGGACGCCTGGCGCCGGGAGGCCTTCGCCGAGCGGGACCTGGGCCTGGCCAACGCCGTGCACATCGGGGCCTACCGGGTGGCCATGCTCGCCAGCGGGGCGGGGGCCCTCGTCCTGGCCCAGGCCGCGGGGTGGCGGGCCACGTACCTGGCCATGGCGGGCCTCATGGCGGTGGGCGCCCTGGGCACCTTCCTGGCCTGGTCCACGGACGCGCGGATCCAGCCACCGAAGACCCTCCGGGAGGCCGTCACCGCCCCCCTGGCCCAGCTCCTGAAGCGCCCCGCCATCGCCGAGATCCTCGCCTTCTGCCTCCTGTACAAGATCGGCGACCAGCTCGCCGACGCCATGAGCGCACCCTTCCTCCTGCGGGGCATGGGGTTCACCAAGCTCCAGATCGGCGCCACCACCAAGACCGTGGGGATGGTCTCCATCATCCTGGGCGGGATCCTGGGGGGGCTGCTCATGAAGAAGCTCAGCCTCAAGCGCGCGCTCCTCCTCTTCGGGTTCTGCCAGGCGGCGTCCATCCTCGCCTTCTGGGCCCTGTCCCACCTGGGCCCCCGCCTGGCGGTGCTAACCGTGGCCCTGGCCCTGGAGAACCTCAGCTTCGGCATGGGGGGCACCGCCTTCGCCACCTTCATCATGCTGCTCTGCGACCGGCGCTTCACGGCCACCCAGTACGCCCTCCTGAGCAGCCTCCTGGCCATCACCCGGGGCTACCTGACGGCCCCGGCGGGCTGGTTCGCCCTGCGCTTCGGCTGGTCCGGCTACTTCCTGGCCTGCGCCATCGTGGCCATTCCCGGGCTTCTGCTCCTCGCGCGGTTCGACCGGTGGGGAATCGTGGAGGAGGATCCCCGCGTTAAGGCCTAG